Sequence from the Hirundo rustica isolate bHirRus1 chromosome 9, bHirRus1.pri.v3, whole genome shotgun sequence genome:
ACTCTCGATCACCAACTTCTTGTTCCTCATGACATGTTCTCACTCAGGTTCTCTCTGTTGTTTCAGATGGGAGCAGGTGGTGGATCTGACATACTCCCTGCGCCTTGGAGCAAAGCCCAGGCCCATGGAGCAGGATGAGGCTGCAGTAGAGAAGCTTCGGTATGAACTGTTTCCTGGCTTCTGCTATGGTCGGGGACAAGCTCCTGTCTCTTGTGACTGCCCAGCCAGCCATCTCCTGCAGACCtgtgggagagaggggaaacaGGCAGCTTTGCACAGCACAGTCTTGTTTTGGCTATGCCTGCAAAAAGCAGGAAACTGAGAAAGACAAGCAGGATATGGACCTTCCTTTTTTTGACCCATTAGCCTGGCTGCCTCTGGCTATCCAGACCCAGtaatcccttttccctgctAGGTTTGTGCCCCCAACATGGACTTACGAATGTGATGAAGACCTGGTGCATTTCCTGTATGACCACATTGGGAAGGAGGATGAGAACTTGGGCAGCGTTAAGCAGTATGTGGACAGCATCGATGTCTCGTCCTACACGGTGGGTTCAAGGGACAAGGCTGCATCAGCCCCGCTGTGCCGTGGGGCTGGGAAGCATGGATAGTgcttgctgtgctgctctgggctggactGGACTCTGTTTGAGGATGTGGGAAAAAAGCCTGGGGAGTATCATGCAGCATGTTGTGTAATGTAGCCTCTGGAGGGACAGTGGTTAACTGCAAAGCTGATTTTCTGGAGGGTTTGATactctgtgctgtgtgtgacCCCAGAGCAACTCAGAGGGTCAACCCCAGTGTCCTTTGTGCTCTGCGCTCCTGGTGTCTACCCACAGCTTGGCAAAGGGAACAGGCCAATGTAATGCCTTCTGACACTAAGATTCATGATGAAAGTAACCACTAAGGAGAAATTAATCCTACACCCATCTGATCTTCCTTTCATTAACTTGCCCTCTTCCAGGAGGACTTCAATGTGTCATGCCTGACCGACAGCCATGCTGACACATACTGGGAGAGTGATGGATCCCAGGGCCAGCACTGGGTTCGGCTCAACATGAAGAAAGGCACCATTGTCAAGTGAGTCATCTCTGTCTGCTCTGCAGAGTCATTTCTGCTTTATATGGTGGCTAGTTGCTAGGGCAAGCTTTGCCactccctctctgcctgcatGTCATGGCCCAAATTTGCCCTGCACTCCCGGCCCCTCAGCCCTTACTCTGGCTCTGGGCTTGAAGGGGTTTTAGCATTGTCACAGGTACCTGTGAATCCCAGCTTGGTAACAATATGACCGAGTGATGAGAGGGAGTTGCAATAGGTGTTCAGATGCAGTTGCCTTCTCCTTAATGTCCTGCTTCCctttgcaggaagctgctgctgacagtgGACACCACTGATGAGAACTTCATGCCCAAGCGTGTTGCTGTATATGGGGGTGAGGGGGACAATCTGAAGAAACTGAACGACGTCGGCATTGATGAGTGAGTGGATGGAGGTACACAGGGTGTCATGGCTCTTGCAGGGGCCCAAGGTGCTGAACACTGGCCTTAAGCAGTCATGCAGCACCAGCCAGGCTCTCTTGAGATGCAGGTTTGCTCTGCATACAATAGCATGGTAGAGTCATTGGGCTCTCCTTATCCCATTGAGGGATGAATCATGGTACCTGGACCTGAGTCACCAGCAGGTACAGGCATTCAGCTGTATTGTAAGCAAGAACTGAGTTCCTGCTGTATGCTCCCATTTCAAAAGATGCAAACCGTCTTCCCTTACAAGTGTCCGAGTGGATTTTGGCAGGATGGGTGAGGAAACAGCCCTTCAGTCCTcatctgtgctgtgtttgcaggAGCTATATTGGGGATGTGTGCATCCTTGAGGACATGACAACACACCTGCCTGTCATTGAGATTCGGATTGTGGAGTGTAGAGGTAGGGCTGGCTGTTGTGGCCACATCCATAATGCACCTGTAAAATACTGTACGTTAAGAGCTTGTTCTGTGACTTGTACTTCTTGTCCCTGTGGGCTGTTTTAGATAAGAGATTCAAAAGAATGATGGGAAACTCCTGGGAGATCTGAAGTTTTGCAAGCTCTCAGCTTTCATCCTATCTTTCTCTGCCTTcaattatttaattctttttctcctgtaaatGCCCTGCTTCTTCTTCACAGAGGTATTTGAggctcccagtgcccagcaTCAGAGCTGGTGGAGCTGGTACATTCCTACTGTTTTTGCTTACAGACCTCCTACGCTTAATTTAAGACTTACTTTCTTGCGATCTTGGCATATCATCCATGGATTTCCTTGGCAGATGACGGGATTGATGTTCGTATCCGAGGCATCAAAATCAAATCCTCCCGACAGAGGGACCTGGGGCTCAGTGCTGACATGTTCCAGTTGCCCAATTTGGTGCGTTACCCTCGCCTAGAAGGGACTGACCCTGACCTGCTGTACCGCCGGGCTGTGCTCATTCAAAGGTACTGTGTGGAGGGGAGCAGACAGGTGCCATTGCCTGCAGGGATTGATGCCACCTCCAGCACGTGCGTGGCTGGAAGCTGTAAAACTGTGACACTCCTCTTGAGACAGACGTCCTGGATGCTGGAGAAAATAGGAGTCATTTGAGAACAAAGTGGGCTCTCTGGGGTGGCTCTCATGCTTTCAGAGGAGTTCTGTAGCTCAGGTTTACAGTGTCTTGTGCGTCACAAGCACAACATacctgtgcagtgctggggacaaGTATATGCAGAGTTGCTTGTAAAGGATGCAAAATCCATGCAGTGCCCAGGGAGTGGGAATTTAGTACCAAAGGCTCCATGATGTAAAACACTAtgctgggtttggtttggatctgttatttttctgcttgtgttCAGGGGTATGTGGTCTGTAATAGACTTATGCAGATCCCCATCACTCCTTGTTGCAATACATTCTTCTTTGGGATTTAGGTTCATCAAGCTCCTGGACAGTGTCCTGCATCACTTGGTGCCAGCCTGGGACCACACTGTTGGCACATTCAGCAAACTCAAGGTGAGCAGTTGGCTCTGTGTCTTGTTGGTGCCTCAGTCTGGCAGGGTGATGGTGCTTGTGCTGTGGCAAGGGAGGCAGCCAGGGCTTATTGCCTTTAAAGCAGCTGGAGGGAAATACCTTTCTGAGCTCAGGTCACTAACACTGTGAAAGGTGatattgtttattttcctgataaACTGCTGATATAGAAACATGTAGCTGTGGGCTAACAAGTGGACTCAAACCAGAACATTTCACCCTGAAAAGGGGCTTGGATCATAGCAGCACTGGGCTTGCAAGCTGGATGCACATCCCCTCCAAGATCTCAGCCCAGGACACTCTGTTCCTGTGCTTCCTGCCAGCAGCTTTGAGCTGGCTTGTCCAAACATCAAGGCTTTTACCAGTAACATTTTTCCTGGCTTTAATAAGcttctgcttttcattctttGCATAGTGCTGAGTTCATTCCTCCAGTTGTCTGTTTTCCTTATATCCTCTTCAAGAATACACATGCTGTACATTACCAGGATAGCCCCATTCTGTGTATTTCCAGGCCTAGTGTCAGAAAGCACTGTAATTCCTGTGCCAGGTCAACATGGGACCCAAAGCATTTGAGGATTCTTGTTTGTTTAAAGGAGCTGGCTTTGATTACAATTAAAAGGGATAGTTAGACCAAAGTTCTGGTGAGAGTGAGGGTAAAGGAGAGTCTAAGCAACACTGGAATGTCAGCATCAGATGACAGCTGGTGGATTGAGGGCTGGGTTTGTTACATGCTTTAAGCCAGAATGCAGAATCTTTCAGAGGCAGAGGGGGAAGCAAATACTGTCAATGAGAATGTGTCTGTGTGGGAGGGccctgggaaagggagaagaaaccTGTAGGTGCAGCATCTTCAGCAGAAAATAGGTGACATGTTTTGTGCATTCCTTTTGGCAGCACATCAAGCAGTTCTTGCTGCTGTCCAAGAAGCGCACGGCTCTCATTACGCAGTGTCTGAAGGACTCGGAGACCAGCAAGCCCAACTTCATGCCAAGGCTCTACATTAACCGACGCCTGGCCATGGAGCACCGGGACAACCCTGCCCTGGACCCCAGCTGCAAGAACGCTGTCTTCACCCAGGTACTGTCCCTCCTGCAAgggtccctgctgctctggggaacTTGAGTCATCCCAAAATCAAAATTATCTGCATTAAGATGGGTGGAAGGGACAGCTTGGAGCTGGAGATAGACCAAGCCTTCAAGGGCTCTTCACATGACTCACAGGCTCTATAATTACATGTGCTGATGGTCCCGTTTCCAGGAATAATATCtaggagggatttgggatctctTGAGTTGAAATCTGTACTCTATCCTGGATGCTCTCTGTGGCATGTTGTTAATGGAGAGTATAACAATTCTGTTGCATTAAAAGGCAGCAAAGAATTCTTGTGTGACAACAAGTCAAGTAGCTATATACAGTTCTGTGTTGTGGTTTTACAGCAATGCTGATCTTCCTGTGTGCATTCTCTCCCCACTTCCAATAGATCTGGGGTCTGTATACACAAACACCCCAGACTGCTGTGAGATTTGATGTACCTGCCTTCATGTGACACCAGTTCCCCCTGGAGAGGGGATAACAACCTTGATTGTCTCTGTTTGTTGCAGGTATATGAAGGCCTGAAACCCTCAGACAAGTTTGAAAAGCCTCTAGATTATAGGTAAGCAATGTCTCGGGGAGGGAAGGCACCatgcagtgctgggagctgtgtcctGTCACAGCAGGGTGTTTGGGAAGCCTATGTCCTGTACTCTGGAGAGGAGCCAGCTCAGCCATGGGATCAGGGCCTTTTTCCCAAGGTGTCATCTCCCTACTGAGGATGCAGCTGTCTCTGGAGATTGAGATCTTATCCTGTCCTAAACTCAGACTGCTCCACCCTTcatgtccctgctgtgcctATCCCAGCACCTCCTTGGCTTTGAGCAGCACCTGAGGCAATGCCTGGTTCTCCACAGGTGGCCATTACGTTATGACCAGTGGTGGGAGTGCAAATTTATCGCAGAGGGCATCATCGACCAAGGTaggggctgcaggaggccaGAGCTCCTCTGGAGCAGTCGGGGGTTGATGAGGTGGCTGTTGCTGTAGGTGCTTTTGGTTGGTCCCAGTGTTAATTCCCATGGAGGACAGAGGGAAGGCAGGTTGCCTTGTCCTGTCACCCCTGTCTGTGTCCCAGAATAAAGAGTGCTGTTTGCTGGGGAGGGGACCAAACTTCCATAAGTCACCACCAGCAACTTTACCAGTGCCAGTGATCCTTCCTGGCTGTTCTCCATAGGCGAGGCAGGGATGTTATTTCTCTTGTCCTACTTTCTCCAGTGCCATAAGGCTCTAACAGGAGCCTTCTGCTCAACCCAAGGCTAGGTTGTACCAGAAATCCTCATCTTTGCTCCATAACTCTGAGAATCAGCACATGGGGAGTTCACATCACTGAAAATGCCCTTCTTTTGGGGTTGCAGGTGGTGGTTTTCGGGACAGCCTAGCAGATATGTCAGAGGAGCTGTGCCCCAGCTCAGCAGACACCCCTGTGCCTCTGCCCTTCTTCGTGCGCACATCCAACCAGGTGCTGTGTATCGGGATGTTTGGGGCAAACCCTTCCATGCCTGGCAGTGcagcactgtccctgtccccttgCATGCCAGGGACATACCTACTTTTCTGGGTCCAGAGTTTTTCTTTGTGAGGGGTTGGGTAGTTTGCTTTGTGGCATTTCATTTTAGAATATGCTGACGAGTATACATGGATACCAGTCTCTCACTGGGAATATTGCCAAGGGGGATAGGGGGTTTAGCCCACTTCTGCTATGAGAAGTGCTCAGAGGCATGGCAGGAGTAGTCTGTGGTGTTTCATGCTGTGCTGAAATTATGACTTGGAGTTTTGCCTCTCACTCCTACAGGGTAATGGCACTGGAGAAGCCAGGGACATGTATGTCCCCAACCCCTCCTGTAAAGACTTCCCAAAGTATGAATGGATTGGCCAGATcatgggagcagctctgaggggcAAAGAGTTTCTGGTAAGTTTTCAAGCCCATCCCTCTGAAAAGATTTGCTGCGAAGGCAGTTTGGCAgccctctcctgcagcctgtcTAACAGAAGCATGGAAAGGCTCTGTGGTCACACACTGGGACAAGTGGGGCAAGCAGTTTGGAGAACTCAGAGCCTGAGGTTTTGGGGATGCTGCTGAGAGCTTGGCAGATAGTGTTTGGTCTCTACTCAGCTACAATGAGCTCTGCATGTGTAGGGGGAAGTAGGGAAGCCTCTTTGTGTCTGCATTGTTGAGTCCTGTCTCCATCTTTGGGGAGGTCTCATTCTGATACAGACTcaataaaatctcttttcttcttcaggtctTAGCTCTTCCTGGCTTTGTATGGAAACAATTAACAGGGGAAGAGGTCAGCTGGAGCAAAGACTTCCCTGCTGTAGACTCTGTGTTGGTAAGAGGGACTGGGAGGCTGTGCCTATGCTATTCCTTGTGGCACTCAGCAAGGCTGATTTGTGTCCCTGTCCTCTTGTACTTGCTTGCTCTTATGACATGTCAAATAAACACAACAAAGGGCCACTTTTAGCTATAAGGATGCACCAAGTGCTGTTATAGGATGCAGCCATGCTGACTGCTGCTTCAAGCATGCAGTGGGCCAAGGTCTGCTAAACAGCTTTAGGGCAGCATATCCCATGTTGTGTCACTGTCACTTGTCTGGGAAAGGAGAAGATGAGGACTTGGGCACGTCATTGCTCTCTGGCCATCTCTCTAACATACACTTACTGGGTGCTTGGACAGGTGAAGC
This genomic interval carries:
- the HECTD3 gene encoding E3 ubiquitin-protein ligase HECTD3, which produces MKAGGEAPHQVLGRLRFLLQCSECFRRARPLPAALCYVPREVQYKICKDPSAAAAAAARSLLSVWDSPGPARGGKRAARATIEVRKGGCLRATGEEYCNGAGLWVKLSKEQLEEYRSGCDLEEGWVLVCKHADGGDRLVPVESTERIQRQQQLFGVDYKPIIRWEQVVDLTYSLRLGAKPRPMEQDEAAVEKLRFVPPTWTYECDEDLVHFLYDHIGKEDENLGSVKQYVDSIDVSSYTEDFNVSCLTDSHADTYWESDGSQGQHWVRLNMKKGTIVKKLLLTVDTTDENFMPKRVAVYGGEGDNLKKLNDVGIDESYIGDVCILEDMTTHLPVIEIRIVECRDDGIDVRIRGIKIKSSRQRDLGLSADMFQLPNLVRYPRLEGTDPDLLYRRAVLIQRFIKLLDSVLHHLVPAWDHTVGTFSKLKHIKQFLLLSKKRTALITQCLKDSETSKPNFMPRLYINRRLAMEHRDNPALDPSCKNAVFTQVYEGLKPSDKFEKPLDYRWPLRYDQWWECKFIAEGIIDQGGGFRDSLADMSEELCPSSADTPVPLPFFVRTSNQGNGTGEARDMYVPNPSCKDFPKYEWIGQIMGAALRGKEFLVLALPGFVWKQLTGEEVSWSKDFPAVDSVLVKLLEVMEVMDKDTFEFKFGNELTYTTVLSDQRMVELIPNGSNTAVRYEDRKEFIRLVQKARLEESKEQIMAMQAGLLKVVPQAVLDLLTWQELEKKVCGDPEVTVDALKRLTRFEDFEPQDTRVQYFWEALSNFTNEDRSRFLRFVTGRSRLPARIYIYPDKMGSETTDALPESSTCSSTLFLPNYATAKVCEEKLRYAAYNCVAIDTDMSPWEE